A part of Uloborus diversus isolate 005 chromosome 6, Udiv.v.3.1, whole genome shotgun sequence genomic DNA contains:
- the LOC129224195 gene encoding LOW QUALITY PROTEIN: thioredoxin, mitochondrial-like (The sequence of the model RefSeq protein was modified relative to this genomic sequence to represent the inferred CDS: deleted 1 base in 1 codon), which translates to MAGVTRLGFYNLYLNQTARNVFSSTGCHVRMITSSAHKRKIFKIQDETDFEERVVKSDVPVVIDFQASWCGPCKILEPRLETVIGTKNEKVHLAKVDIDANAEIAMKYDVQAVPHVVGFKNGKTQKSFTGVKDEDQLESFVNQLIDA; encoded by the exons atggccGGTGTCACGCGTTTAGgattttataatttgtatttaaatcaaacagctagaaatgttttttcttctacCGGCTGTCATGTGCGAATGATTACATCTTCTGCTCATAaacgtaaaatatttaaaattcaagatGAAACAGACTTTGAAGAAAGAGTTGTTAAAAGTGATGTTCCGGTTGTAATTGATTTTCAAGCTAG ttGGTGTGGGCCTTGCAAAATTCTTGAACCCAGGCTGGAGACTGTAATTGGTACTAAAAATGAAAAGGTCCATTTAGCAAAAGTTGATATAGATGCCAATGCTGAGATAGCTATGAAATATGAC GTGCAAGCTGTGCCACACGTAGTAggtttcaaaaatgga aaaactcaGAAGAGCTTCACTGGAGTAAAGGACGAAGATCAGTTAGAAAGTTTTGTTAATCAGCTAATTGATGCTTGA
- the LOC129224197 gene encoding myotrophin-like — MSGFLWSLTNGDLDQVKDFVENQGVDINASIDGRLPIHYAADYGQKEVLNYLIDKGANIDAKDKYGISALLAAIWEGHTSCVKLMIDKGASKIGSTPDGASYIEAAEKPEIKELLKC; from the exons ATGAGTGGCTTTTTATGGAGTTTAACTAATGGTGATTTAGACCAAGTGAAAGATTTTGTTGAAAATCAG GGTGTAGATATTAATGCAAGTATTGATGGCCGTTTACCCATTCATTATGCTGCTGATTATGGACAGAAAGAAGTTTTAAATTATCTTATCGACAAAGGAGCTAATATAGAT GCAAAAGATAAATATGGAATAAGCGCTCTATTAGCAGCAATATGGGAAGGACACACTAGTTGTGTAAAATTGATGATTGATAAG GGAGCTTCAAAAATTGGATCTACTCCAGATGGAGCTAGTTATATAGAAGCAGCAGAAAAACCAGAAATAAAAGAATTGTTAAAATGTTGA